The proteins below come from a single Isachenkonia alkalipeptolytica genomic window:
- a CDS encoding macro domain-containing protein, which produces MEKRVDQVVVQCSKGDIAHQEDMEAIVNAANAELRIGGGVAGAIHREAGPKLEKETRKLAPIPPGEAVITGAYNLPNNHVIHCLGPVYGQDKPEDKLLGDCYRKALKIAEEYGIVSIAFPSISTGAFGYPIDEAKKIVFLTIKEVIPTLENVKTIRFVLHNNEDLRVYQEALKKLY; this is translated from the coding sequence ATGGAGAAAAGAGTTGATCAGGTAGTTGTGCAATGTAGTAAAGGGGACATTGCTCATCAAGAGGATATGGAGGCGATTGTAAATGCAGCGAATGCAGAACTTCGGATTGGCGGCGGGGTCGCGGGAGCCATACACCGAGAAGCGGGCCCGAAGCTTGAAAAGGAAACACGGAAACTAGCACCGATTCCTCCAGGAGAGGCAGTGATTACAGGGGCCTATAATTTGCCTAACAATCATGTGATCCACTGTTTAGGACCTGTTTATGGACAGGATAAGCCCGAAGATAAATTGTTGGGGGATTGCTACAGAAAAGCTTTGAAGATTGCCGAGGAGTACGGGATTGTATCCATTGCTTTTCCATCTATTTCCACGGGAGCTTTTGGTTATCCAATAGATGAAGCGAAAAAAATTGTTTTTTTAACGATTAAAGAAGTAATACCGACATTAGAAAATGTAAAAACAATACGATTTGTACTTCATAACAATGAAGACCTTAGAGTTTATCAAGAGGCATTAAAAAAGCTATATTAA
- a CDS encoding universal stress protein, whose product MKLLVCFDGSDPSHRAIEKAHKLTGDSGVHEVTILHAYQENYWFSMGDGYAPSPDMLKKLENFEESQVQEKKEKILELAKIFDNTEVSLDVKTIHGHPARVITKVAEEGEYDLIIIGSRGLGGIRKVVLGSVSNAVMQGTKVSVMVVK is encoded by the coding sequence ATGAAATTATTGGTATGTTTTGACGGTTCGGATCCAAGCCATCGGGCCATCGAAAAAGCTCATAAACTAACAGGAGACTCTGGAGTTCATGAGGTCACAATTCTTCATGCCTATCAAGAAAATTACTGGTTCTCCATGGGAGATGGATATGCTCCTTCTCCGGACATGTTGAAAAAACTGGAAAATTTTGAAGAGAGTCAGGTTCAAGAAAAAAAAGAGAAAATTCTAGAGCTTGCAAAAATTTTTGATAATACTGAAGTTTCTTTGGATGTAAAAACAATACACGGTCATCCGGCAAGAGTGATTACAAAAGTAGCGGAAGAGGGAGAGTACGACTTAATAATCATTGGAAGTCGTGGTCTTGGAGGGATTCGGAAAGTGGTTTTAGGAAGCGTGAGCAATGCTGTCATGCAGGGAACTAAAGTAAGCGTGATGGTGGTCAAATAA
- a CDS encoding universal stress protein, whose amino-acid sequence MKILVCYDGSEASQRAIDKAHQLTTDCGIHEVTLLHAYEDYSWVATSADGYAPSPENLSKLRDLEAKKVEEKKEFLFTEGKKFEDTNATLEVKLVQGHPASVITEVAEEGEYDLIIMGSRGLGGLKRVVLGSVSNSVIQGTNISVMVVK is encoded by the coding sequence ATGAAAATACTTGTTTGTTATGATGGTTCTGAGGCCAGTCAAAGAGCCATCGATAAGGCTCATCAACTAACTACTGATTGTGGGATCCATGAAGTTACATTATTACATGCCTATGAGGACTACTCCTGGGTAGCTACCTCAGCTGATGGATATGCCCCATCTCCCGAAAACCTATCAAAGCTTAGGGATTTAGAAGCAAAAAAAGTTGAAGAAAAAAAAGAATTTCTTTTTACTGAAGGAAAGAAATTTGAAGATACCAATGCAACACTGGAAGTGAAATTAGTACAAGGACACCCTGCCAGTGTTATAACGGAAGTGGCGGAAGAAGGGGAATATGATTTGATTATTATGGGAAGTCGAGGCCTTGGCGGGCTAAAAAGAGTCGTCCTAGGAAGCGTTAGCAATTCAGTAATACAAGGTACAAATATAAGCGTAATGGTGGTTAAGTAA